One part of the Muntiacus reevesi chromosome 18, mMunRee1.1, whole genome shotgun sequence genome encodes these proteins:
- the FTSJ3 gene encoding pre-rRNA 2'-O-ribose RNA methyltransferase FTSJ3, which yields MGKKGKVGKSRRDKFYHLAKETGYRSRSAFKLIQLNRRFQFLQKARALLDLCAAPGGWLQVAAKFMPVSSLIVGVDLVPIKPLPNVVTLQEDITTERCRQALRKELKTWKVDVVLNDGAPNVGASWAHDAYSQAHLTLMALRLACDFLGRGGCFITKVFRSRDYQPLLWIFQQLFRRVQATKPQASRHESAEIFVVCQGFLAPDKVDSKFFDPKFAFKEVEVQAKTVTELVTKKKPKAEGYAEGDLTLYHRTSVTDFLRAANPVDFLSKASEISLDDNELAQHPATTEDIRVCCQDIKVLGRKELRSLLNWRTKLRRYMAKKLKEQAKALDISLSSGEEEEGEEEESAAGTGPQPSQEEEEEEQLNRTLAEMKAQEVAELKRKKKKLLREQRKQRERVELKMDLPGVSIADEGETGMFSLRTIRGHQLLEEVTQGDMSAADTFLSDLPRDDIYISDGEDDDDASLDSDLDPEELAGVKEPQSLKDQKCVPFAEVEDDKEEEEENPLLVPLEEKAVLQEEQASLWFSKDGFSGIEDDADEALEISQAQLLYESHRKGQQLPPPPSNEETESKPPPCQGEAPKGAGAPKGSEVVPGPGEEESDSDGSSDSDGSSEDEESWKSQRGKKRGRGPRSEDDGGFEVVPIEDPVKHRILDPEGLALGAVIASSKKAKRDLIDDSFSRYTFNEDEGELPDWFVQEERQHRVRQLPVDKKEVEHYRKRWREINARPIKKVAEAKARKKRRMLKKLEQTKKKAEAVVNTVDISEREKVAQLRSLYKKAGLGKEKRQVTYVVAKKGVGRKVRRPAGVRGHFKVVDSRMKKDQRAQQRKEQKKKHKRK from the exons GCTGCAAGTGGCTGCCAAGTTTATGCCTGTATCCAGCCTTATTGTGG GAGTGGATCTGGTCCCAATCAAGCCTCTTCCCAATGTGGTGACACTCCAGGAGGACATCACAACGGAACGCTGTAGGCAG gCCCTGAGGAAGGAGCTGAAAACCTGGAAGGTTGACGTTGTGCTCAATGATGGGGCCCCCAACGTCGGGGCCAGCTGGGCCCATGATGCCTACTCACAAG CCCATTTGACGTTGATGGCTCTGCGTTTGGCTTGTGACTTTCTGGGCCGTGGTGGCTGCTTCATCACAAAGGTTTTCCGTTCTCGTGACTATCAGCCCTTACTGTGGATCTTCCAGCAGCTCTTCCGCCGTGTCCAGGCCACCAAGCCCCAAGCCTCTCGTCATGAATCTGCGGAGATCTTCGTAGTCTGCCAGG GTTTCCTGGCTCCTGACAAGGTTGACAGTAAATTCTTTGACCCCAAGTTTGCCTTCAAGGAAGTCGAAGTTCAGGCCAAGACTGTTACAGAGTTGGTGACTAAGAAGAAACCAAAG GCTGAAGGCTATGCTGAGGGCGACCTTACTCTCTATCACCGAACCTCCGTCACTGACTTCCTCCGAGCTGCCAACCCTGTTGACTTCCTCTCCAAAGCCAGTGAA ATCTCGCTAGATGACAACGAGCTGGCACAGCATCCAGCCACCACCGAGGACATACGGGTGTGCTGTCAGGACATCAAGGTGCTGGGGCGCAAGGAGCTCAG GTCCCTACTGAACTGGAGGACGAAGCTTCGGCGATACATGGCCAAGAAGCTGAAGGAGCAGGCAAAGGCACTGGACATCAG CCTCAGCtcaggggaggaagaggaaggagaggaggaggagtctGCAGCGGGTACTGGGCCACAGCCAtctcaggaggaggaggaggaggagcagctgAACCGCACCCTGGCGGAGATGAAGGCCCAGGAGGTGGCAGAATTAAAGAG gaagaagaagaagctgCTGCGTGAGCAAAGGAAGCAGCGGGAGCGCGTGGAGCTGAAGATGGATCTTCCCGGGGTTTCCATTGCAGACGAGGGGGAGACTGGCATGTTCTCCCTGCGCACCATCCGGGGTCACCAG TTGTTAGAGGAGGTAACACAGGGGGACATGAGTGCTGCAGACACATTTTTGTCTGACCTGCCAAGAGATGACATCTACATATCGGATGGTGAGGACGACGACGATGCATCTCTAGATAGTGACCTGGatccagaggagctggcaggagtCAAAGAACCTCAGAGTCTAAAGGACCAAAAGTg TGTACCATTTGCTGAAGTGGAAGATgataaagaggaggaagaagagaatccACTGTTGGTACCATTAGAGGAAAAGGCGGTGCTGCAGGAAGAACAGGCCAGCCTGTGGTTCTCCAAG GACGGCTTCAGCGGGATTGAGGACGATGCCGACGAGGCCCTGGAGATCAGTCAGGCCCAGCTGCTATATGAGAGCCATCGCAAGGGGCAGCAGCTGCCACCACCGCCTTCCAATGAGGAGACGGAAAGCAAGCCTCCCCCGTGCCAGGGTGAGGCCCCTAAGGGGGCAGGGGCTCCTAAGGGGTCAGAGGTCGTCCCTGGGCCTGGAGAGGAAGAGAGCGACAGCGATGGCAGCTCCGACAGCGACGGCAGCAGCGAGGACGAGGAGAG CTGGAAATCACAGCGCGGGAAGAAGCGAGGCCGCGGGCCTAGGTCAGAGGACGACGGTGGGTTTGAGGTGGTGCCTATCGAGGACCCAG TGAAACATCGGATCCTGGACCCTGAAGGCCTTGCTCTAGGTGCAGTTATTGCCTCTTCCAAAAAAGCCAAGAGAGACCTTATAGATGACTCCTTCAGCCG GTACACGTTCAATGAGGATGAGGGGGAGCTTCCGGACTGGTTTGTGCAGGAGGAAAGGCAGCACAGGGTACGACAGCTGCCTGTCGACAAGAAGGAGGTGGAGCACTACCGGAAACGCTGGCGGGAGATCAACGCGCGGCCCATCAAGAAAGTGGCCGAGGCCAAGGCCAGAAAGAAGCGGAGG ATGCTCAAGAAGCTGGAGCAGACTAAGAAGAAGGCAGAAGCTGTGGTTAACACGGTGGACATCTCAGAACGGGAGAAAGTGGCACAGCTTCGAAG TCTCTACAAGAAAGCCGGGCTTGGAAAGGAGAAACGCCAGGTCACCTACGTTGTAGCCAAAAAAGGTGTGGGGCGCAAAGTGCGCCGGCCAGCTGGGGTCAGAGGTCACTTCAAGGTGGTGGATTCGAGGATGAAAAAGGACCAGAGAGCACAGCAGAGGAAGGAGCAGAAGAAAAAGCACAAGAGGAAGTGA